One window of the Drosophila nasuta strain 15112-1781.00 unplaced genomic scaffold, ASM2355853v1 ctg85_pilon, whole genome shotgun sequence genome contains the following:
- the LOC132798099 gene encoding uncharacterized protein LOC132798099, translated as MLYEQSVVDSKKLQKLDQFLTFLEHRNLKCKEEATGSDKINHSKKAHALRLHIAQKGRKEYPNGAAALENDFYGDDCITGAKTISEALQRQQQLNKLLQNSGFKLRKWCTNNFQVLQGVPREDITSNVQLEETSYEDYTIKTLRSPFCNESKMFMQHLTKEGYEYKDDLPAHLQEEWKRYREELKVLNTIKVSRHVYSGKTPVTAEIHTFVDASEKAYGAAVYIRATYKDKRRTIQLLCAKSHLAPINTITLPRLELKAAVLGAQLTSKIKEDLGMKNASTYYWSDSRILLSWINCSSSIRDKFVATRVATIHELSIPKQWRHVASEHNAADVLSRGMTASKFAEHAMWFYGPMFLHGSSSTWPAPFIATNEELTIMNPPKVSQSSVMTITKEEDIIYTIQHNNSFNKLLRVIAYMMRFRRKKKYISHTIEFEEIMEARKIVLRNIQNIDFKDDIKHLKRQRETRKGSSINSLSPFLDQNGILRVGGRLEAANISFGSKHPILLPYNDPVVKMILVQIHKDNMHCGPQALLTTLRQQFWILKGKTMARSTVKACVKCTKAKPKLMEQIMGNLPPLRVTQARPFFNSGVDYCGPFKIHYKVRGKKPSTAYIAIFCCFAT; from the exons ATGTTATATGAACAATCAGTTGTAGACTCAAAGAAGCTGCAGAAACTGGATCAGTTTTTGACCTTCTTGGAACATCGGAACCTCAAATGTAAGGAGGAGGCTACCGGCAGTGATAAGATAAATCACAGCAAAAAGGCACATGCGCTCAGATTG CACATAGCACAAAAAGGCAGAAAGGAATACCCTAATGGTGCTGCCGCATTGGAAAACGACTTCTATGGAGACGATTGCATAACCGGAGCCAAAACTATATCAGAAGCTCTacagaggcaacaacagcttaaCAAACTTCTGCAAAATTCTGGattcaagttaagaaaatggTGTACCAACAATTTCCAAGTTCTACAAGGAGTTCCAAGGGAAGACATCACTTCAAATGTACAACTGGAGGAGACTTCATATGAGGACTACACGATTAAGACCCTCAGATCACCTTT TtgtaatgaaagcaaaatgttCATGCAACACCTCACAAAGGAGGGTTATGAGTACAAAGACGATCTGCCGGCTCATCTTCAGGAGGAATGGAAACGCTACAGGGAGGAACTAAAGGTTCTGAACACCATAAAAGTATCACGTCACGTCTACTCAGGAAAAACACCTGTGACGGCAGAAATCCACACATTTGTTGATGCCTCGGAGAAAGCATATGGAGCTGCTGTATATATCCGAGCAACATATAAGGACAAGCGAAGAACGATCCAGTTATTATGTGCAAAATCTCACTTAGCaccaataaatacaataactcTACCCCGTCTGGAACTTAAGGCTGCTGTATTAGGAGCACAGTTGACCTCCAAAATAAAGGAAGACTTGGGcatgaaaaatgcatccaCATATTACTGGTCTGATTCACGGATTTTACTGTCATGGATTAATTGCTCATCATCCATTCGAGACAAATTCGTTGCCACTAGAGTTGCAACAATACATGAGCTATCCATACCAAAACAGTGGAGACATGTTGCATCAGAACACAATGCAGCAGATGTCCTCTCCAGAGGAATGACGGCTTCAAAATTCGCGGAACATGCCATGTGGTTCTACGGCCCTATGTTCCTACATGGTTCATCATCCACATGGCCGGCTCCTTTTATTGCTACCAACGAGGAATTAACAATTATGAATCCGCCAAAGGTTAGTCAATCATCCGTGATGACTATCACAAAAGAGGAGGACATAATATACACAATACAACATAATAATTCGTTTAACAAGCTACTCAGAGTAATAGCTTACATGATGCGCTTCCGACGTAAGAAGAAATACATAAGCCACACCATTGAGTTTGAAGAAATAATGGAAGCCCGAAAAATTGTTCTCcgcaacattcaaaatatcgaCTTCAAAGATGACATCAAACATCTCAAGAGGCAAAGGGAGACACGAAAAGGCAGTTCAATCAACTCACTGTCACCATTCTTAGATCAGAATGGAATTTTGCGTGTAGGAGGTCGACTGGAGGCggcaaatatatcattcggCTCCAAACATCCGATACTTCTGCCATACAACGATCCTGTTGTGAAGATGATTCTTGTGCAAATACACAAGGACAACATGCATTGCGGACCTCAGGCTCTATTAACTACATTAAGGCAGCAATTCTGGATCCTTAAAGGAAAAACTATGGCTAGGAGCACAGTAAAAGCCTGTGTCAAGTGCACTAAAGCTAAGCCAAAATTAATGGAGCAGATCATGGGAAATCTGCCACCACTTAGGGTAACGCAAGCTCGACCATTTTTCAACTCTGGCGTCGATTATTGTGGACCATTTAAAATCC
- the LOC132798101 gene encoding uncharacterized protein LOC132798101 — MKWQHVPTALNPADVLSRGLNVVDVNKGTWLLLRLVQLSNLWSDVKEIRSKGFVKKSSSIASLLPFIVQFGLLRVGGRLANSTLPYDARHPIILPRRHPITLALIAHQHEKNLHVGARALLAKIRLQYWPIGGLRTVSKVVRNCIECFRAKPTVLEPIMASLPKERFLNSRAFATSGVDYCGPFYYKSEVRNRPPIKCYISVLICFASKAIHLELVKDLTTAAFLGTLKDSCHFKLLLSDPHKESVHRVCLMDNIEWKFIPPRSPHFGGLWEAAVKSAKHHLYRSVGRSILNYDELRTLVCQIAAIINSRPLLSISESPDDLDVLTPAHLLFGGPPTVILEPDLSTLDYNRLDGWQRVTQLQQVFWNRWREMYLTLLQQRSKWRTPDRRLQVNDLVLVKDENLPLRWPLARVMSLIPCKDGECRVAELKTSCGSTRRAINKLCLLPLKDDVER, encoded by the exons ATGAAGTGGCAACATGTTCCCACGGCTTTGAACCCTGCCGACGTACTCTCCAGAG GCCTCAACGTGGTAGATGTCAACAAAGGCACATGGCTGCTACTGCGATTGGTGCAGTTGTCAAATTTATGGAGTGATGTCAAGGAAATTCGTTCGAAGGGCTTCGTCAAGAAATCGAGTTCAATCGCTTCTTTGTTGCCGTTCATCGTCCAATTTGGACTTCTGCGTGTTGGCGGTCGGCTAGCCAATTCAACTCTTCCCTACGATGCTCGCCATCCTATTATATTACCTCGACGGCATCCCATTACGTTGGCGCTCATCGCTCACCAACATGAAAAGAATCTTCACGTTGGAGCTAGAGCATTATTAGCAAAGATTCGGTTACAATATTGGCCGATTGGCGGACTGCGAACTGTGTCGAAGGTTGTTCGCAATTGCATCGAATGCTTCCGGGCCAAGCCCACTGTGCTCGAACCAATTATGGCCAGCCTTCCGAAGGAACGGTTTCTGAATTCTCGTGCCTTTGCAACAAGCGGAGTGGACTACTGCGGGCCGTTTTACTATAAATCTGAAGTTCGGAACAGACCCCCAATCAAATGCTACATCAGCGTATTGATCTGCTTTGCTAGCAAGGCGATTCATCTGGAGTTGGTGAAGGATTTGACAACTGCCGCCTTTCTGGGAACGCTAAAAGATTCGTGTCACTTC AAACTTCTCCTCAGCGATCCTCATAAGGAGTCAGTTCATCGTGTGTGCCTGATGGACAACATCGAGTGGAAGTTTATTCCTCCTCGTTCCCCACATTTTGGTGGACTATGGGAAGCAGCAGTCAAGAGCGCAAAGCACCATCTGTATCGCTCTGTTGGTCGCTCTATTCTCAATTACGATGAGCTTCGCACTCTGGTTTGCCAAATAGCGGCAATAATTAATAGTCGTCCATTGCTATCAATTTCAGAAAGTCCTGACGATTTGGATGTGCTGACTCCCGCTCATCTATTGTTTGGTGGTCCTCCAACCGTGATTCTTGAGCCGGACCTAAGTACGCTGGACTACAATCGGTTGGATGGTTGGCAGCGTGTCACTCAGCTGCAGCAGGTCTTCTGGAATAGATGGCGGGAGATGTATCTGACTCTTCTCCAGCAAAGATCGAAGTGGCGCACTCCTGATCGTCGTCTCCAAGTCAACGACTTGGTCTTGGTGAAGGACGAAAATTTGCCTCTTCGGTGGCCGCTAGCCCGTGTCATGTCACTTATCCCCTGCAAGGACGGCGAGTGTCGAGTTGCCGAGTTAAAGACGTCGTGTGGCAGCACCCGGAGagccataaataaactatgtCTACTGCCCCTGAAGGATGATGTTGAAAGATAG